A stretch of DNA from Acidobacteriota bacterium:
GCCGCCGTGCTTGCCGGATTTTTCGTCCTGACCGTAGCATTGACCCAGCCGATGTCAAATCAGGCAGCAGCTCTAGTCGTTCTGCCGGTGGCGGTCAAAACGGCGGTCGCTCTCGGGTATAACCCGCGGACGTTCGTCATTGCCGTTACCCTCGCCGCATCCTTCTCATTCATCACACCACTTGAGCCGGCGTGTGTATTGGTCTATGGCCCGGGCCGCTATCGATTTATGGATTTCGTAAAGGTCGGGACGATCCTGACGATACTCGTGTTCGCTGTCTCGATGCTGCTCGTGCCCGTCTTCTGGCCATTTTAGTTCTGCATGGCCCCGAATATTTTTCGCAGTGAAAGTCCTCTGCTGATCAATATCGCAAGCCCGGTCATTGCCCAAAAGAGTATTCGGCCTTTCCGGATCAACGCAAGCGTTACGCCGATGCCGACGCCGATGCCTACCGTTTCCGCAACGAACTGTGCCCCGGCCTCATCGACCCCGATCAGGAAAGGAATCAGCTTAAAAACGATCGAGATCAACCGGCTGACGGATTCGAGCAGAAAAGCATTCAAGGCGGTCGCGCCTGTGTCCGTGATGCGGCTAAGGATGAATACGACCTCTAAAACGCCAAGGGCATGAAACGCGGCGTTGAGCAAACAGATGGGGATGACCCGGCTCGGGTGTCGCCGGTAATAGCCGAAGATCAGATTTTCGAAGAGGCGAACCTGAAGCCGCCCGGCCTCGAGCAATCGTGTCAAAATACCGCGCCGATAGAGCCACTCGCACGCCTCGCTCGCAATGTGCCACTGCCGCAGCACCAGCAACACGATAAGCGCTATCGCGGCGAGCAGTCCGACGATGAGAAGGTCGATGGTCAGTATCCAACCATCGTCGAGGTCAAAGGTGCGTAGAAACGTGAATGCCCCGAGCATCAGGAAGACGCTCGTCGTTACGCTGTAGAAAAGATTCTCGGTCGCGACCGATGAAAGCCCGACGACCAGCGGCACTTTCCGCCGGACCGCGACGGCCTTGGCCGTTCCACTGATGACGATGCCGAGCGGGATCATGCTGCTCAGAGCTTCGCCGATCAGCACCGCCGGCACCGTGTCCCGCATCTCAAGCCGGTAAGGCTCGTAAACCGAAAGCTTCCACGAAAGCGACCGGATGAGAACCCGGACGAAATAGATCGCAAGAATGACGGCAAAACCGAAAAACCCAAAGCGGCGAACATTTTCGGCTATCTCGGCGAGCCCAACCGAGTAGATAAAATACGTGAACAAGAAGATTCCCGCGACGGTAAGCACTCCCGCCGCGATCATCAAAGATCTGCTTCTTTTCCGCGACTCTCTCTTAGGTTCGCTAATTTCGGTTTGTTCAGGATCCACCAGTTAGCTTAAGCGTGCTCGGAGCAAACTACAATGCTAACTTCCAGCCCTGGTTTCAGCAAACAAAATTTAAGTTCATGTTTGGCTTCCGTCTCATTCCAATTCACAAACAGGAAGCGAATCAGATGATGTGTAAAGGTCATAGCCGAACAATGTTGCCGGGTCGAGTCGGTTCTTGAGCCCGCGTCCGGGCGAGGCCGAATCGCGGATCTCGAAATGTAAGTGCTCGTCCTCGATCGACGTAAAGCCGGAGGCATTGCCCGTCTTGCCCGTTAATCCGAGCACCTGCCCGCCGTCGACGACCATGCCCTTGGTCACATAGGTTTGCGATAGATGCGCATAGAACGCATAAAGCAGAGTTCCGGGGGCGAGCGGGCTCTCAAAACTCATGCACACCTGCATACCATAATCGCCTGTATCGGGCTTCACAAATTCGACCACGCCGTACTCGACCGCCTTGATCGGCGTGCCGACCGGTGCCCAAAGGTCCCATCCCTGATGCGGCCGCGTACCATTATTCCTTACCATGCCGAAGCCATTGTTCGGTAAGCCCCGCCTGATCTCCATGTTGTCTAAAGGGTCAAACATATTTGCTCCTTGATAGTTATCGGCCTTCGATCTTGATGCCAAGCGAGAACGCTCCCTCGGCCAGCTTATTGGCTCCGGCTACGCCGATCAGAATGCTATACGGCGAACCGACGGATATGAACTCGATCTTGCGTGTGCCATCGTCCTTGTTCGTAACCCTTCGTCCGCTGGCAAGGTTCGCGTAGATCGGATATTTGGCCTCGCACGAGATCGCGGACGTGATCGAGGGCGGTGCGGCGGTCTCGGCAGCTCCCTGGCGAAGCGCGTATAGGTTTATTGCCGCTCCATCTTTCGGCACCAATGTAAGCGTGATCCGCGAAGCGGCAGGCATTGCGATCCGGTAGAAAACATGATTACCGTTGAACATCTCGAACCGCGTGCCGGGAAAGCATGCGACCGAACTACGCTCTGCCCACGTGAGCGGTATTACCTTGCCCGTTTTCAGATTCCCGTCGATCTGTCCGGCGTTTGAATTGGCCGGCATTGTGACTGTGGTAACTGCAGTGCGCGAATCGGGCGTCTGTGCGGGTACTGTAATGGCTGCACCAAAGATAATGGCAGTTATGAGCGTAATTGTGGTCGTTGTAAATCTTTTCATCTGTGAGGTTTCTCCTTTGTAATTCTCTTGCGTGTTGATCTATACGTCGCGGCGACATCGGCCTACCAAAACGGATTCCAGTCCCATCCGCCGCCTTTCTGTAATTCGCCTTCCGGGTTGTAGATCTCTTTCAGGCTTTTCCAAAGCTGTCCTTCCGTGACGCCTTGAGCATGCCGCAGCGAGTGTATCTGGGCTAGCTGATGCATTCGCCCCAGTGCGATAGCGTTCACCGCACGGATCGAATCTGCAAAATCCGGCAACTTGGCCGAACTAGTGACGTTTCCGAGGACCTTTTCGCCGGCCATGACCGCTAGCTTTTCGGCCAATGTCTCGGCCGCTTCGCGAGCCGAACCCGGCGGCAAAAGGTCAGGCAAGATTAGAATAAATGGGCTGGCCGCCAGAAACATCTGAAGCGCGACGCCCAGTTCACCGACGGCCTGCATATCGGTTATTGTTTTCCTACAGCATGAGGGTAATGGTTTTGTTGACATAGCTGTGCTCCTACCGTTTGGCCTTGGTCGACGGCACGTGAAAAGGCTCTCCCTTTGTCGGCACTTTCCCTGCGGACGCTTTGCCTTCGGTTGAGGTCCACGGGACGCCGTAGAACAGCCCGTCATTCGGCAACGGCAGAAGCCTGTGGTCGAGTGAACTGCCGCCCGCCGGGATCTCGGTGTCGATGAGATAGCCGTTGAAGTTAAGGTTCACATTGCCGTTTGCTTGTTCGGGGTGCGGGACGGGCATTCCGTCGCTTCCGACGGTCCATCGAAAGGTCCGAATGGTTTCACCGTTTATACGGATCGAGCATTCCCAATTGCCGCGTCGGTCCGACATTCCGATACGGTTATTTGACGAATCGCTGCGACGCAGCATCGGCAGCCTTACTTGATAAAGGCTAAACGAGACTTCGTCCATATATTCACTTGCCCCTTTATACTCCGGAGCCAGACGATCAGTGTAGATGCCGGTCTCAACTCGCATCAAGCGAAGCCGAGAGCCATCTGCATTCTCGCCCGAACCAGGAAAGTTGACCGGGGTTCCGTTTACCGAACATCGTGTAACGGCCTGCTGAAGACGCTCGACCTGTTTCTTTGTCGAGATGTTGAAATAGATGTCGACCTCGCTATTGAAATAGCTATCGCCGCTTATGCGGTAATACGTCGGCGAAAGCTTCGATCCGACGATCGGCCTTATGAAGAGGATCGCTGCGGGCATTTCGGCGTGTCTTTGGATGTAATAGTGCGGAACGTCAGTCACCGGGGCCGTCGCGAGGCCACGAACACGCGTCGCTTCGCGAACGTCGATCTTGAACGTGCGGAGTAGCTTCTCCTCGTCGGTGCTTCCATTAAAGAAATAGACTTTCACGTCGAGCTTGCCGGTTTCCTTGATGACCTTCGTCTTATCTGCACAGCCATATTGATCTGTCATCACGTAGTCATCGCCTGGGTTGCGCTGGTCGCGCGGAGCCTGATCCTCGGCTTTTCTATAGACCGTGCCCTCGCACCTGATCTTCGTCAGATCCTTTCCGGCTTTGCTGACAAC
This window harbors:
- a CDS encoding flippase-like domain-containing protein, which gives rise to MIAAGVLTVAGIFLFTYFIYSVGLAEIAENVRRFGFFGFAVILAIYFVRVLIRSLSWKLSVYEPYRLEMRDTVPAVLIGEALSSMIPLGIVISGTAKAVAVRRKVPLVVGLSSVATENLFYSVTTSVFLMLGAFTFLRTFDLDDGWILTIDLLIVGLLAAIALIVLLVLRQWHIASEACEWLYRRGILTRLLEAGRLQVRLFENLIFGYYRRHPSRVIPICLLNAAFHALGVLEVVFILSRITDTGATALNAFLLESVSRLISIVFKLIPFLIGVDEAGAQFVAETVGIGVGIGVTLALIRKGRILFWAMTGLAILISRGLSLRKIFGAMQN
- a CDS encoding M23 family metallopeptidase, which produces MFDPLDNMEIRRGLPNNGFGMVRNNGTRPHQGWDLWAPVGTPIKAVEYGVVEFVKPDTGDYGMQVCMSFESPLAPGTLLYAFYAHLSQTYVTKGMVVDGGQVLGLTGKTGNASGFTSIEDEHLHFEIRDSASPGRGLKNRLDPATLFGYDLYTSSDSLPVCELE